One genomic window of Lagenorhynchus albirostris chromosome 17, mLagAlb1.1, whole genome shotgun sequence includes the following:
- the LOC132507818 gene encoding LOW QUALITY PROTEIN: KH domain-containing, RNA-binding, signal transduction-associated protein 3-like (The sequence of the model RefSeq protein was modified relative to this genomic sequence to represent the inferred CDS: inserted 1 base in 1 codon), translated as MEEKYLLELMAEKDSLDPSFTHALRLVNQEIEKFHKGESKDEEKYIDVVINKNTKLGQKVLIPVKQLPKFNFVGKLLGPRGNSLKRLQEETLTKMSILGKGSMRDKAKEEELRKSGEAKYFHLNDDLHVLIEVFAPPXEAYAWIGHALEEIKKFLIPDYNDEIRQAQLQELTYLNGDSENADVPVVRGKPTLRTRGVPTPAITRGRGGVASRPVGVGVPRGTPTSRGILSTRGPVSRGRGLLTPRARDVPPTGYRPPPPPPTQETYGDYDYDDGYGAAYDEQSYDSYDNSYSAPAQSGADYYDYGHGLSEETYDSYGQEEWTNSRHKAPSARTAKGVYRDQPYSRY; from the exons ATGGAGGAGAAGTACCTGCTGGAGCTGATGGCGGAGAAGGACTCCCTGGACCCCTCCTTCACGCACGCCCTGCGGCTGGTGAaccaagaaatagaaaagtttCACAAAGGAGAAAGCAAGGACGAAGAAAAGTACATTGATGTGGTGATTAATAAGAACACGAAGCTGGGACAGAAAGTGTTGATTCCTGTAAAACAGCTCCCTAAGTTCAACTTTGTGGGAAAACTTTTGGGGCCACGTGGCAATTCTCTGAAGCGCTTGCAAGAAGAAACCTTGACAAAAATGTCCATCCTTGGAAAAGGCTCCATGAGAGACAAGGCAAAGGAAGAAGAGTTGAGGAAAAGTGGAGAAGCAAAGTACTTTCACCTCAATGATGATCTCCATGTTCTGATTGAAGTGTTTGCCCCGC CAGAAGCCTATGCCTGGATAGGACATGCTctggaggaaatcaaaaagttcCTCATTCCAGACTATAATGATGAAATCAGGCAAGCACAGCTCCAGGAATTAACATATTTGAATGGTGATTCAGAAAATGCAGATGTACCAGTTGTTCGAGGGAAACCTACCTTGCGTACAAGAGGTGTACCAACCCCAGCAATaaccaggggaaggggaggagtcgCGTCCCGGCCAGTGGGAGTCGGGGTACCACGAGGGACGCCAACTTCCAGAGGAATCCTTTCCACCCGAGGGCCAGTGAGTCGAGGAAGAGGACTTCTCACTCCCAGAGCAAGAGATGTCCCCCCAACTGGGTACAGACCTCCACCGCCGCCCCCAACACAAGAGACCTATGGAGATTATGACTATGATGATGGATATGGCGCTGCTTATGATGAACAGAGTTATGATTCCTATGATAACAGCTATAGCGCCCCAGCCCAAAGTGGTGCTGATTACTATGATTATGGACACGGACTCAGTGAAGAGACTTATGATTCCTACGGGCAAGAGGAGTGGACAAACTCAAGACACAAGGCACCCTCGGCAAGGACAGCAAAGGGCGTCTACAGAGACCAGCCATACAGCAGATACTGA